gaataagttgaaaaggtgcagttgtacgcttctcagataaagtaaaaggtaatttatgagatttagcaattgaacaggagtcacaattgtttacatgaatggaagaaaaacctaattgagacattaaagaatttattatttgagtagacgggtgacccagacgactgtgccacaacagactgtggccatcagccgaaagagccaccggagccacaggaacgctttctgaaactgggtgggcagacgaacttgtgccaggaagaacgtacagaccatgctcacaggggccctgaaaaatcaccctcttggtagtattgtctaggatctgaaaatcattagaggtgaacaagagtgagcaattattgtcttttgtgaattggtgaactgaaaggagattggttttaatagaagggacgtgggtaaggttacctaggtgaaagatagcggtgggggttttaatggtacccgtgccagtgtgagaaatattaagggactcaccgttgccaacagtaataccattggagccatgatatggatttggagcgttaagcttggatagatcagaagtaacgtgcatgttggccccagtatccaacagccattcagaggaagggccggcttgagatgcataattggcacggttatcactatttcggctctcctcataccgaaaccagcaacgaacagcggtgtgtcctgttttctgacagatttgacaagttggacgatcccgctcgtaagtgccctgcccgccgctggaagatgactgcccgccgctgccgaaggagtgcaggctgttgttgctgccgtgctgctgaccgtcgtacggcggacgactgccctgccgaccgccgcgcccgcggcctccgctgtttctgccgtagccgccgcggctcccctgccggccgccaccacgccccccgcgatagttctggcttgcggtgagggcggtggccggctccataacagcggcttctcggagaagaagtttgctctccagatccacgttgatttcttcactttttagccacgaggagagagtagccaggtcaacgggcgttggactgatgcgaactgcctgtttaatggaggagtaagctgatgggagcccccgaacgacgcacatgacgagatctttttcgggaatgatttcgttcacggtgtcgagggctgtgatgatggtggagacctcgtctaaatactccgccatagttttcgtgcctttggtaattgtgtggagacgatcacgcaattgaaaaatatgagagtgggaaattgatgcatagcgtgttgcgagggccgtccacagggctgaagcagttgtgtaggatcggacgtgtttctgaaccgtgggagagatgaccgcaatcaaacatgatcggatctggccatccacggctttccaggcggcatgggccggattggttttttctgatttgtccgtggcggtgatgactgccggcggcggttctgtgcttccatcgacgtatttgagaaggtaattggcctcaagggctgtaagaacggtgattttccatgtagggtaatttatgtctgataatttttcgggaatcagggcatgaagatgcctgagaaggagtttaacgccagaaggaagtgaatcgagaggatccacctcggttgtcatggctgccgccgcccaagagaagagagggaacgatcggtgccctaaagagagaaaaaaaaaaacctagagaaaagaagatctaggttttctggctcttgataccatgaaggaatattgattgtattgaagtgttaacctaataagggaatacatgggagatatatataggagatataggaaggagtactaatcctaataggactaggattaaggagtactaattctaatagaactaggattagtacacagtaaatactaatattatttaaaactatttatttaatactatctgttattaatgatattttatatttctgtTGAAAAAATCCTTTAAGTGTTGAGTGTTGATTGTTGTGGCTGTTAGCGGTTAGCCTGTTGTGTTGAGTGTTGATTGTTGTGACTGTTGCCAGGAGCAGTATGTGCTTGCTTTAGTGGTGACTTTTCAAGTCTTGTATGTGCTTTTGCTTTAGTGGTGACTTTAGTTGTTGTGacatttttcatcattatttGTTTACTCATCCTTTCAAGATGGGGAAAGTGATAACTTAGCTAGatatttattgtaatttgtTGAGTGTTACTTGTATCATTGAGATAGTCCTCTGACTATATGATTTTTCCATTTATATGGTCTCGTTAAAGTAGTTGAAAACGTGTGTTTAGTTATTAAACAAATTTCTGAAGTTTAGAGTTACTTAAATGAATGACAAGTTGGTGTTATTAGATTTGTGtttaattgaaaaatacaatttcCTGCAATGCTTGTTCctacttttttatttagtttttggtatttttgctTTTGGAAGATAGGACTGTAGTATATTGCCTGCTCGAAGGTATAGCCAATCACTATGTTCTTTTATTTCGTTATGTTCgtttattttacatatatccAATCATCTGCAATTGAAGCAGTTAAGTTTTATCAAAAGCATAGTTGAGGCTAGTTTAGTTTGTTCAAAGCAGACTAGAATATCACAAAACTTCAACATATTCTGCCTTgcatttttttccatatttttccttcaaattgaaaaaagttTGTTCTTCAAACTCTTAAATGAATTATTCTCAGCCTATCAGTACCACTTCAAACTAGATAATGCATATAATAGCCTTTCTAATGCAGAAAActgttaaattatttaattatcttaCTGAATTACTTTTGACAAGAATTTCAAGTTGATTCAAATTATACTAGCAGTTTTATCacttaattatatttgtttaatcaaacaattaatttgtatttttggtagaattttttttttcaaaacaaaagcCTTGAATCTCATTGTGAAGTAACTTGCTACAAATACCAAAGTGGCAAAAGATTGATTCTTGTCTATATAGGGTTGTTTGATTGGGAACAAATTATTCCACTATGCCTATGAAATAACTTATCATAAAAATGGTGGGATAAACTATTCAAAAACTACCTAATATCTCTTACTTATCATGAGATTCTCGTACCTCAAGACAATCAACTCTCCTTAGTGTTCAAATGCAAAGAACTTTGAGGTAGTACAATATGCAAGAGCTTTGAGGCATGTTATGCCAGTCAAATCCACTAACCTGTGAATTGTGGAGCAACTGTACCAAGAGtgaactttgaaaattagtagTAGTTGATAAATTTCAGAGACAATGTTCCTTTTGTTGCACATTCTGTGTAACTTGCAAAAGGAATGCACTGCCCAAATATGCACCACCTCTGCTACACAAAATCAACTAAACAAATAGCAAGGATCATTATAAATGTACGTGTATTGTATGTGTATGGGCAGAAGCTcacaaaatcaataaatatcaaAGTAATCTTTTATGTATGTGAGCATGAATTTAATGCATTATCAACTGAAGACTTTTCAAGCTATCTATGAAAAAATATCATATGATTATACTCATCTACAATTAGCAAAAAATTGAACTATAGTAAATATAAACCAAAACGTCTACAAGAAATTGATTACATCAAAAGTCATCAACCATATCGCACATGTTTAACGTTTTCCAAGTTAAAGATTACAAATGATAGAAAATTCTATTTTCCTTCTTATTTTATCACCCAGAATGCTGGAAAACAACCCCACAACATAGCTATCACAATCCACAATTTATAAACTTCTTTCTTAGACTTTTCGACAACAATATCTTCATTATCCACAACAacttcttcactcttgggaacAATAATTTTGCCTAGACAttcacaattttcttcaatttcagaTGCCAAATACTTTTCAAGATCAACCATTCTCATCTCCAAATCTTTCTTTTCATGATGAAGATTATCGTTTTCCTTCTTTAAATTGTGGATGAGATTTGCAATTCTAGCATGGAGCGAATCATCAACCCATTTTCAACAATCATATTTATAACCTTGCACAAGTATGAACTTGAAATCAATACTCGCCAAATATATGAAAACTAATGTAATTGTATGATAAATTTACATTAGGCTTAGAACACTTATAAAAGAGTCTTCCAGCATTAGTTGGAGTGGAAGCTGTGAAAATCCTCGTTGCAATACCACATTGACAATTCATCGTCCACATACTTGAAACACCGGAGTCCTGACccattctttttaaaacttgAAAGGTGAAAGATGACTGGAGATGAAATCGATGGGGGTAATGAGAGCTTTCAAGAAATCTAGCTTTGAAATGAAATCGTGCTATTTTGATGGCAATGAAGAAAGGATATTTCCTGTggaaatgaaattatttttcaatgaaAGTGGAGTTGTTCACAAACTAGGGATTTGATAATGGGTTAAATGGGATGAATTTTGGGTCGGATAAGATGTAGAAGAAGGGCTTTGATACGGGTCGGGTTATTTAAACAAGGGGTGATTTATGGGTGTTTTAAAATTGGGTCAAAACattttaggggcatatttgatcCATTCCATTTTCAAAGTACATGCCAAgtgataatataaaaatgacataaaaaattcatttgacatttaaagaaaattaaaatgagttggatatttcgAGTTGGCCAACTAACGTCCATAAGGCATATCTAGACGAAAAGTTGGATGTCGAGGGTATAAATGGTCAAACTTTAAAGGGGGATTTATCTAaaccttttcgaatagtttaaaggtatatttgacccttttcccaatttgaattatatatttatgtatatattacaactttaattttattactatgtATATAGCTAAGgataattgaattagtttaatttatattatcgtaattcaacaaatattttttagacCTTAAAAAATAATCACAATTATCAAATTTTACTACTCAATTGCTCCGAAAGGTAAACGGGAAGTTATGACACTTTCTAATTCTTCTTGAGCGAgcatattatttcataattattttttaataatgttCTTAAATCTTTGCGTATATGTTATCTCTTTCTaccaatttattttcaaaaaaagaataaatcaaaatatttttaaagaccaacaaaaaattgaaaaatcaaaaaatggacacaaacttttaaaaatgcCCTATGagtacaaaataataaattgataataagtaataaccatccaaacaaatggtttcattatttatttggcCAAAAAAACATATTTGACTAGTAAAACAGATATAGAGAAAAAGAACATTTTAAttcagaaaataaataaaaaaggtaaTATTTGTGTGAGGGTATTCGTGTCGTCTTCCATTGCCTCCTCGTTGCATTATCGACTCTacaaaacttcaatttattttccGTTTCTCAACTTTTAATAGAATCAATCAATTATGAGAACTCGAAGCGCCGAAAAGAGGTCTGCCGGAATTAATCAAACCCCGCCGGCCGAGCCGAAGCGTACGCCGACATCTAGGGCTAAGCAAACTAGGAACGTTGGATCCAAAACTTCACCTGCCGGTACTCAAAAAgctctcttttttatttgttttatgttattttatagttttaggGGAGGGATTATGTTATCCCTGCtataaaatagggaaaattgATACTTGATTGATGTATATCTGAACTTGTTCTATGTTGAGTTCATTTTGTTTATTTGCCCCCTTTCTGCTGTATGTTTTGGGATATCTgttggtctttttttttttttttaatttggaagTTAGGGGAAGGGGAAATGGGGAGAGGATTACAAGGTGGGGGAATGGAACCCCTcaaggtgaaggtgaaggttTTTGTAGCTAACCAACTGAGCTAGTAAGATTCCTCTTCCATTGTCCGTTCTATTGATTCAAAAAGCTATTTTTGTTGTGTGTGAGCGTGGGGGGCACAGATATAGGAAAGTTAATAGCTTGCCTGTTGCCAGCTCCGTTGCAATAAAATGTGAAGTTTTAGGTAAAAGTTGATACTTGATTGATGTATATCTGAACTGGTTCTTTGTCGAGTCCGCATGTTGATTCATTTTGCTCATTTCCCCATTTCTGCTGTATCCTTATGCTTCAAAGGGAAACGGTGGATTAGGTTTTGGGATATCAATAGGATTTTTGTTGGTCCTTTTCTTTGATTGCGGGGAAGGGGAATGGGAACCAAGATTCCTCCTTTATTGGCTATTCTATTACTTCAATAAGCAATTTTTTGTTGTGTGTGAGTGTGGGGTGCACAGATATAGAAAAGTTAATAGCTTGCCTGTTGCAAGCTTCATTgcaataaaatgtgaaattttagGGAAGAATTGATACTTGATTGATGTATATCTGAAGTCGTTCTTTGTCGAGTCTGCATGCTGTTTCATTTTCCCCATTTCCCCATTTCAGCTGTATCGTTATGCTTCAAAGGAAATGGTGGATTAGGTTTTGGGATTTCTATAGGATTTTTGTTGGTCCTTTTCTTTAATTGCGGATCAGAGGAAGGGAAATGGGGACCAAGATTCCTCCTTTATTGGCTGTTGTAATACTTCAATAAGCACTTTTTTTGGGTTGTGGGTGGGTGGGGTGCACAGATATAGAAAAGTTAATAGCTTGCCTGTTGCCATCTTCATTGCAAAAGTTCAAAGATGATTTTGTTAGTTCCAAGCGTCAaccttttttcatttatttatctttaGATGGAGGTAATGGCTTGATAAGattataatatatcaaatttcaGTTTTTTGCCTTTTCGAATTTACAAACTGTACCTGATTGAACATTACAGCGGCTTAGAGGGTGTTTTGGTGAACTTATAGAATTGGTCAAACTAGCTTTCTAACTTATTTAAGCCTTTGTATACACCCAAAGTGCTTATAAGCTGAAATTAACTAATGATTTTCCAGCTTATAAGCAATTTTAGTTGACTGAATATTTTATCCCTATATCTtctaaaattcttaaaataattctctttcattcttttttttgttaattacttttaaaagattttttagtCATTGTAACAGAAAAATTGCTTATCAACCACTTCTTTCACGAAATACTCAGTTGCTTATTATTAGTTTCAGTGCTTCTACCCGAACACATAACTGCTTGTTTATAAAATTAGTTTCTGCACTTGATACTTATTAGCTACTTTCCAATCACCAAATCAAATGAGCTTTTAAACTCCTACATGTGCTGATGAAAGCATGCGAACTATCTATTTGTAATTGTCTTTGGTGTGGGGGTTAGAGTCTGTTAGATACATGATTAGTTATCATGTTCTCTATTTACCCACAGAATGTTATCATGTTCTCTATATTTTTTCATGCAGCCGAAGAAGCAAAGGCTTCAGATGCAGATGGAGCTGTTCAATCAACACCAGTAGCAAAATCCGCTTCAGGTAGGAAAACGACTCGAAGGGCTGTGAAGAAGGCGGTAAAGAAAAGTCCTGCTTCTTCTAAAACTACATCGGATAAAACACTTGTACCAGAAGATGCTGGAACGGCAATGCTCGAAGATCCTGTTGAAGAGAAGGATGCGAAGGACTCAAAGGAAGATCATGGCAATGAGAAAGATGCAGCCGGATCAACGGAATGTGTCGAGGAGGGAGATACAGAGGACCCGAAGAAAGATCATGTAAAGGAGGAAGCTGCACTGGAATCAAAGGAATCTATCAAGGAGGGAGATACTGAGTACACAGAGGAAGTTGACGTCAAGGAGGAAGATGCAGAGGACCCAAAGGAAGATCCTGTCAAGGAGAAAGATCTACAGGATCACAAGGAAGACGCTGCAAAGCCGAAAGGTGCAGAGGACCTTAAGGAAGATATTGTCAAGGAGAAAGTTGCGGAGGGCTCAGAAGAAAATGCTATAAAGGATAAAAATGCAGAGGAGTCAAAGGAAGATCTTGTCATGGGGGAAGCTGCAGAGGACTCAAAGGAATATCATGTGAAGGAGAAAGATGCAGAGGACTTGAAGGAAGGTATTAGTGAGGAGGAAGATGCAgagaattcaaaagaaaatgCTATAAAGGAGAAAGATGCTGAGTTAAAGGAAGATCTTGTCATGGGGGAAGCTGCAGAGGACTCAAAGGAATATCCTATGGAGGAGGAAGGTGCGGAGAGTTCAAAGGAAGATGTTGCGAAGGAAAAAGATGGAGAGGAGTTGAAGGAAGATCTTGTCAGGGAAGAAGATGCAGAGGACTCGAAGGAATATCCTATGATGGAAAAAAACACAGAGGACTCAGAAGAAAGTGCTGTCATGGAGGAAGATGCAGAGGACTCAAAGGAAGATCCTGCCAAGGAGGAAGATGCAGAGGACTTGAAGGAAAATCCTGTCATGGGGGAAGATGCAGAGGATTCAAAGGAAGATCCTGTTAAGGAGAAGGACGCAGAAGGCTTAAATGATGCAGGACCAACGCCCATGTATGAGACAAATGAGGAAATCGAAGAATCTTCAAATAATTTAGTATCCACAGCTAAAAATGTTGGTGATTCCGTTGATCAAAATGGAAACAAGGAGGAACATGCAGGTGATGCACAGGGGGAACCAGCTTTAAATACTATAATGTCTCTAGATGAAGTAACTGTTGCCTATGATGTGCGATTGTCAGAAAAAATCGGCCATGATGTGAGAACGTCAGAAAATCAGGGACCTGCTGTTACATATGTCAAATCTCAGGAGCCTATTATTGAGGATACGAAATCTTCAGACAGTCAGGAACTTACTACTATAGAACTGAAATGTCAGGAGGGTGAAGGATCTAATAAAGGAAAAGGACTAGAGTTGAGGGGAGAAAAGGATGATGGTTCAACTCCTACAGGGGATAATGTAAATGAACAGTGTGCAGAAGATAGAATGGAGGAAGATACAGATAGGAAGATGAAAGGAAAGgatatttctcttgatgaaGCTGGTGAAGATAAAATAGAGGATTTTGCTGATGAAGAAAATGGTGAAGAATTTGTGGAAGATGATGTGCCTGAGCACCGTGAAGAAGCCGAGACGTTGGAAGATGAGCGTGCTCAATTGAATGCCCTCGCAAAGGAACGAAAGAAGAGGAGGGAGCTGGAAGTATTTGTTGGTGGGTTAGACCGTGATGCCGTGGAGGAGGATTTGAAAAGGGTGTTCCAGCATGTGGGGGAGGTTGTTGATGTTCGAATGCACAGAGAGCTGTCAACAAACAAGAATAAGGGATATGCCTTCGTGAAGTTTGCAACCAAGGAGCAAGTTAGCCGTGCTTTGGCTGAAATGAGAAATCCagttgtatgtttttttttttccaattcatGTTTAAATACATTTGGAATTGCACtattattctaatttatttttttgacatcAGATACGGGGAAAGCGATGTGGAACTTCTCCAAGTGAGGACAATGACACCTTATTCTTAGGAAATATTTGCAACACATGGACAAAGGAAGCCGTAAGTGATATAACCAATCTCTGCTGAATCATGTTTCTGGATAACTCTGTTTAACTTCAATAGTGCAGGAATTTGATTCTGTGGATTGTTAATCAATGTACACGAGTGGGTTATTAAGTATCTCTAGTTAACTATGATATGTGGTAATGATAGGTGAGACAAAAGCTGAAAGATTATGGTGTAGAAGCTGTTGAAAACATTAATTTGGTGGCCGATCCAAAACGTGAAGGTTTGAGTCGTGGTTTTGCGTTTCTCGAGTTCTCTTGTCACACTGATGCCATGACGGCATACAAAAGACTTCAAAGGCCTGATGTTGTTTTTGGTCACTCTGAGAGGACTGCCAAAATAGCTTTTGCTGAACCTTTACGCGATCCAGATCCAGAGGTAATGGCTCAAGTGAAGTCAGTATTTATTGATGGACTCCCTCCTTATTGGAATGAAGAACGCGTCCGGGAGAAATTCAAATGTTTTGGGGAGATCACAAGAATTACGCTAGCCAGGAATATATCAACAGCAAAGCGGAAGGATTTTGGATTTGTTGATTTCGACACACATGAAGCTGCTGTTTCTTGCGTTGAGGGCGTTAATAACACAGAGCTGGGTGATGGAAATTTGAAGGTATTCTTGACTTTTATGTTGTTTGTCAACTGTTTATTTGGTGATGTCATACTTAATAGCTTCAGAATATACAGAATGCTTTCAGTTTGTGTACGTGGCTGAACTTCTATACAGATAACcctaatgggttttcttactaACATATATTTTGCTCTTAGAGTGGATGGTGGTCCTTGTAGAAGAGCTATTAGCTGATGTGGGACTGTTGCTATTCAGTTGTTTATATTGGCTAAAGATGCAAACCTTCCTCCTCACATAAgcaatgattttgatgttatgtcTTTACTGGATTGGTGAATGCTCACAGTTTTGTTATGTTACTTAGGCAAAAGTGCGAGCAAGGCTTTCAAATCCTCAACCAAAAACTCAGGCTGTGAAAGGTGGAATATCTGGAGGGTTCAGAATTAGCCGTGGTCCCATGGGTAACTCTATCAAATTCTATATTTCTTTAATAAGCTGCTCAAGAAATTTTCCTTTGTGCGTGACCTAACTGCAATGTGTACGTTGCTTTTTTAGGAAGGGGCCTTCCCCGAGGAGGACACACTCTTGGTAGAGCTAATTTTCCGCGTGGTAGGGGTTTTCACCCTCGTGGACCTGGTCATGGTGGTAGAATGGGCTTCGCTGAACATGAGTTTGGTAGCCCTTATCCTCCTTTCCGTGGACGGTCAAACTTTGGACGAggtaatgaaaataactaactttaTTCATCttcattaaaaatgaaatttgcaAACTTTATAcctctttctccttctcctctGTATCTCTCTCCCATTTATGTTGACTGGTCTTTGGGCACACACTTTGCGCGTGTACCACATATTAATGAGTACAGAATTAAGTGAGTCACAGGAAGATTATTACACACTATTTTTGcgttataaaataatatgtcaAAGAGAAAAGTACAAGTTCctgaaaataagaaatgttGATACTATTAAAGTATCTGAATAAAGGAAGAAACCTGCCCCGCAGAAGTCCTCAAATGCCTATTATAATTTCCGGCTTTCCCGTGAATGTCTTAGTGTAAATTATGACTCTTGCCTCCAATTACCAAAGTAACCGATTATCTTCTAACTTTTTTTGGGATTTATTAACAGTATATACTTGAtatgaagaaattaaattataagGTTGTAGTGCCATTGCTTCTTTGGTGTCACACAATTCCTTATTATTGCAGCTTTTGGTGAGAGATACTCTTATGCCTGGACTATAcatatgtaaaaaataatttgataccCAGTTTCGCTATCTCTAGATGTCTTCAATATTTTATACCCAGTATAATCCCACAAGCGAGGCATAAATTGATTTACATTCAAATTACCATAATCTTACATTTTGTACTCTcgatcaaatatatatttatgagtGAAAATCTTATCTAATAGTTTTTTCTAAAAGATCTAACAAGTCAAAGTTGAAATTTGAGATGATGTGATATGTTATTTTGTGAAATTTGAAGTTAACTTGGAAAAACATACAGGTATTGGATACATCCTCCAGAAAAAATTCTCTAAACATTAACTAATAAGCACTTGAATATTTCAAGACTAATTTCtaattttcattttgttatattaatttttgtaaatgttATAGAAGTAGTTTAATTGAAGGACAAAAGGTAACTCAACTTTATGTGAGCATTTTGGTCGTCCaactttttccttttgtttcctactttcataataataatatgttacCTGCATAGACTAGATCAAATTCTGTCTTCTGATGTGATTGACTTTAAGATAATTGTAGATCTCAGTAACCTATCTGCTTTAGCTCTTCCCATCCATTTTCCAAGTACATCACACTTTCCCCTGTCATGTCTCCTTCCTATTTTGACTTATATATTCCACAAAATAAATCTCAGTAACCTATCTTACTATTTAGCAGGGGGAAGGTGGAATTTCAGTGGTGCCCATCCAGTAACCAGTGAGGGTCCAATGTTTGTTGATAGAATGAGGCATGGAGATAGAGGTCACACAGATGATGCCTTCTTTAGGAGACAACAATTTCCTATTGAAGGAATTAACCGGCCATCCATGGATAGGCACATTGAGGACCGTTTCAGTTATGATAATACTGGCCATGGGCTAAAGAGGCCCTTTTCCATGACAGTAAGTCACATGAGTTTCTCTGTTGCTCCTTTCCCTGTTACCATCTTAGGTTAAAGAGCATTAGATGACTGACTGTAACAGATCACAATTAAACCTTCTACTTTGTAGGTCCCGAATCCGGATTACTTGGGGCCTAGCAGACGTCCGCGGTTTGATCATCCAGATTCTGCAAGTTCTCTTCAAGGAGATCGTTATAGAGGTATGAGGTTTATTTGCAGTTTTTTTGTTAAGCTGCTTGCTTGTTAGATCAAATAATTATTCATGTATTTACTCCTCTATGTTAGATAATGTTCCTCCCAGTGGTGATCATCAATATGCACGTGGTTATTATGGCTCTGATGTGAGTATGATGCTTCACTTTATCTTTCTTAGCGTTATCAACCCTAGTTGtgatatttctttttatgtaaTCTTACAGTATGGGAGAGGCCAACATCCATCTTTCTATAGAGGTGGTCATCCAAATGGGCGTGGATATGGTCGTGGTTATTATTAGTCTTGATGAGCATTCGGTAATTTGGATAATCGGATGCTTTCTTATTCTTTATTCGTACTCATCTTACCTCATATTGTTAATCTTATTGACTTTTCTGTTACAAAACTATTTCAGGTGTCTTCAAATGGTAGAATGTTCTTCTTGACGATGGAATGAGATTCTTGTGGTGCAGTataaaaaggaaagagaagCAGTCTTTTAACTTCATTTCCTATGCATTTAATGTTTAtctctctttttgtttttcgcCGCTGTAATGTTTCGCTTTCGGCTGTCCAAAGTTCCATCTTTCTTAGTTTAGATTGTGCCTGTTTTGGGGACATCAATCCGGACATGGTATAGTGTCTGTTAGATGGAGTTTGACTAGTAACGAGCTCCTTCTGCTCTAGATAGAAACAGTGTTATGGGGTAGTGGATATGACTATTAAGATAAGGCAACTTTCCTACAAGCGTTCAATTTTGCTGGAATAGTTATATGTGTTGAGATCTTCATTGTGAAAGATTTAATATTGGGTGTCTTATTATATTTAGTAGTTAGTGGTATTCACATACATGGAGAGGCAAATTTGCAGAGTTTCAAAATAATGATATTGGGGATATTACCTCGATGGTATTTGTGGAGATTTTATATGTAggttcaaattcaaatattcaGCACTATTGTTAAGGGAAAGATCCTCCTAAGGTCGACTATTTTAAAATTCGTCATGGAGCAGTGTTAGTCATCGTCATATTTCAGCCTTTCAAGAGATGAAGAATAGCATTAACAGTATTTATGAATTGCAATGATATTGTTTTGGAAGGGATTTGCCTCATCATGGTGATGCATTATGAGTGACTTGTCTACTATCTTGTCTTGTGGGATCACCTTTGGCTCAATGTATTCTCATGGTTGCTCTGTAACGGAAATATGATGTAGTTATAGGCCATTTTATACAA
This window of the Solanum pennellii chromosome 2, SPENNV200 genome carries:
- the LOC107011000 gene encoding nucleolin-like isoform X1 — its product is MRTRSAEKRSAGINQTPPAEPKRTPTSRAKQTRNVGSKTSPAAEEAKASDADGAVQSTPVAKSASGRKTTRRAVKKAVKKSPASSKTTSDKTLVPEDAGTAMLEDPVEEKDAKDSKEDHGNEKDAAGSTECVEEGDTEDPKKDHVKEEAALESKESIKEGDTEYTEEVDVKEEDAEDPKEDPVKEKDLQDHKEDAAKPKGAEDLKEDIVKEKVAEGSEENAIKDKNAEESKEDLVMGEAAEDSKEYHVKEKDAEDLKEGISEEEDAENSKENAIKEKDAELKEDLVMGEAAEDSKEYPMEEEGAESSKEDVAKEKDGEELKEDLVREEDAEDSKEYPMMEKNTEDSEESAVMEEDAEDSKEDPAKEEDAEDLKENPVMGEDAEDSKEDPVKEKDAEGLNDAGPTPMYETNEEIEESSNNLVSTAKNVGDSVDQNGNKEEHAGDAQGEPALNTIMSLDEVTVAYDVRLSEKIGHDVRTSENQGPAVTYVKSQEPIIEDTKSSDSQELTTIELKCQEGEGSNKGKGLELRGEKDDGSTPTGDNVNEQCAEDRMEEDTDRKMKGKDISLDEAGEDKIEDFADEENGEEFVEDDVPEHREEAETLEDERAQLNALAKERKKRRELEVFVGGLDRDAVEEDLKRVFQHVGEVVDVRMHRELSTNKNKGYAFVKFATKEQVSRALAEMRNPVIRGKRCGTSPSEDNDTLFLGNICNTWTKEAVRQKLKDYGVEAVENINLVADPKREGLSRGFAFLEFSCHTDAMTAYKRLQRPDVVFGHSERTAKIAFAEPLRDPDPEVMAQVKSVFIDGLPPYWNEERVREKFKCFGEITRITLARNISTAKRKDFGFVDFDTHEAAVSCVEGVNNTELGDGNLKAKVRARLSNPQPKTQAVKGGISGGFRISRGPMGRGLPRGGHTLGRANFPRGRGFHPRGPGHGGRMGFAEHEFGSPYPPFRGRSNFGRAGGRWNFSGAHPVTSEGPMFVDRMRHGDRGHTDDAFFRRQQFPIEGINRPSMDRHIEDRFSYDNTGHGLKRPFSMTVPNPDYLGPSRRPRFDHPDSASSLQGDRYRDNVPPSGDHQYARGYYGSDYGRGQHPSFYRGGHPNGRGYGRGYY
- the LOC107011000 gene encoding nucleolin-like isoform X2, whose product is MRTRSAEKRSAGINQTPPAEPKRTPTSRAKQTRNVGSKTSPAAEEAKASDADGAVQSTPVAKSASGRKTTRRAVKKAVKKSPASSKTTSDKTLVPEDAGTAMLEDPVEEKDAKDSKEDHGNEKDAAGSTECVEEGDTEDPKKDHVKEEAALESKESIKEGDTEYTEEVDVKEEDAEDPKEDPVKEKDLQDHKEDAAKPKGAEDLKEDIVKEKVAEGSEENAIKDKNAEESKEDLVMGEAAEDSKEYHVKEKDAEDLKEGISEEEDAENSKENAIKEKDAELKEDLVMGEAAEDSKEYPMEEEGAESSKEDVAKEKDGEELKEDLVREEDAEDSKEYPMMEKNTEDSEESAVMEEDAEDSKEDPAKEEDAEDLKENPVMGEDAEDSKEDPVKEKDAEGLNDAGPTPMYETNEEIEESSNNLVSTAKNVGDSVDQNGNKEEHAGDAQGEPALNTIMSLDEVTVAYDVRLSEKIGHDVRTSENQGPAVTYVKSQEPIIEDTKSSDSQELTTIELKCQEGEGSNKGKGLELRGEKDDGSTPTGDNVNEQCAEDRMEEDTDRKMKGKDISLDEAGEDKIEDFADEENGEEFVEDDVPEHREEAETLEDERAQLNALAKERKKRRELEVFVGGLDRDAVEEDLKRVFQHVGEVVDVRMHRELSTNKNKGYAFVKFATKEQVSRALAEMRNPVIRGKRCGTSPSEDNDTLFLGNICNTWTKEAVRQKLKDYGVEAVENINLVADPKREGLSRGFAFLEFSCHTDAMTAYKRLQRPDVVFGHSERTAKIAFAEPLRDPDPEVMAQVKSVFIDGLPPYWNEERVREKFKCFGEITRITLARNISTAKRKDFGFVDFDTHEAAVSCVEGVNNTELGDGNLKAKVRARLSNPQPKTQAVKGGISGGFRISRGPMGRGLPRGGHTLGRANFPRGRGFHPRGPGHGGRMGFAEHEFGSPYPPFRGRSNFGRGGRWNFSGAHPVTSEGPMFVDRMRHGDRGHTDDAFFRRQQFPIEGINRPSMDRHIEDRFSYDNTGHGLKRPFSMTVPNPDYLGPSRRPRFDHPDSASSLQGDRYRDNVPPSGDHQYARGYYGSDYGRGQHPSFYRGGHPNGRGYGRGYY